Proteins from a single region of bacterium:
- a CDS encoding heme lyase CcmF/NrfE family subunit, translated as MEFIDKYAGPIGNFALILAIVMAGFAVITSIWGIKQKRGDLIRVAQRSVYMVFGSVVFASLCLIYLLVTSNMNIEYVASYTNHDLPYFFKFTFWAGQAGSLLLWSLLLAGYSFAVTYRYRNTHGELIPYVIMTTMATQIFFLSLNLWSANPFSELVTVHADGSTTPFFPVDGRGLNPLLQHPAMIIHPPTLFFGYVGFVIPFAFAIAALLSGQLDDQWIKLSRRWTLFAWLFQSAGIMMGGWWAYEELGWGGYWAWDPVENASLMPWLTGTAFLHSVMIQEKKNMFKVWNVTLIIATYLLCLFGTFLTRSGVVSSVHAFAEGSIGIFFMTFIIIVLAFSVALVIYRLPQLKSEGKLDSALSRESSFLFNNLVLLISCFAVLWGTIFPVISEAVTGEKIVVGAPFFNKVNVPIALFLLFLTGAGPLFAWRKTSLASLKKAFLYPGLIALAGGIAVFIFLTQHLYGLISFTLSIFVTAVIVIEFMKGTAARMHSTKENFLVALKNLTWKNKPRYGGYIVHFAMVIIFVGITGVIFNFETKTELGEGQSFQVKDYTLKCDKIGFESNANYESSFSVLGVYRDGRKVHELKPEYRMYKASQQPTTEVALYKTIQEDLYVVFTGLDKTEKKAVLQIYVNPLVSWIWFGTEILVFGTIICLLPAYTEDRKEVKVRRKENIGEKI; from the coding sequence ATGGAATTTATAGATAAATATGCCGGACCTATCGGTAATTTCGCCCTTATTTTGGCTATCGTAATGGCCGGATTTGCGGTGATTACCTCGATCTGGGGCATAAAACAAAAACGAGGCGATCTGATACGCGTCGCTCAACGCTCTGTTTATATGGTATTCGGAAGCGTGGTGTTTGCATCACTCTGCCTTATCTATTTACTCGTAACGAGCAATATGAATATCGAATACGTTGCCTCGTACACCAACCATGATCTGCCATACTTTTTTAAATTTACATTCTGGGCAGGACAGGCAGGCTCATTACTTTTGTGGTCTCTGCTGCTTGCCGGTTACAGTTTTGCCGTTACGTATAGGTACCGTAACACCCATGGGGAATTGATTCCTTATGTTATCATGACCACGATGGCCACTCAAATATTTTTTCTGTCCCTTAATTTGTGGTCTGCAAATCCGTTCAGCGAATTGGTAACCGTTCATGCGGACGGTTCGACAACTCCATTTTTTCCCGTTGACGGACGCGGACTAAATCCGCTGCTTCAGCATCCTGCGATGATCATTCACCCGCCTACTCTGTTTTTTGGTTATGTCGGCTTTGTCATTCCGTTTGCATTTGCTATTGCCGCCCTATTGAGCGGACAATTAGACGACCAATGGATTAAGTTATCAAGACGTTGGACTCTTTTCGCATGGCTATTCCAAAGCGCCGGCATTATGATGGGCGGCTGGTGGGCTTATGAAGAACTCGGTTGGGGCGGTTATTGGGCTTGGGATCCAGTTGAAAACGCATCTCTGATGCCGTGGCTGACCGGAACGGCATTTCTTCATTCCGTGATGATCCAGGAAAAGAAAAATATGTTCAAAGTTTGGAATGTAACGCTTATCATCGCGACCTATCTGCTATGCCTTTTCGGAACTTTCCTAACCCGCTCCGGCGTGGTTTCATCCGTCCACGCTTTCGCTGAGGGATCCATCGGCATATTCTTCATGACGTTCATTATCATTGTCCTGGCATTCTCGGTTGCCTTAGTCATATACAGACTCCCCCAGTTGAAGAGCGAAGGCAAACTCGATTCCGCATTGTCACGCGAAAGCAGTTTCTTATTCAACAATCTTGTACTATTAATTTCCTGTTTTGCCGTTCTATGGGGAACCATATTTCCTGTGATTTCGGAAGCAGTTACCGGAGAAAAGATTGTTGTTGGAGCTCCTTTTTTCAATAAGGTAAATGTTCCGATTGCATTATTCTTACTTTTTCTTACCGGCGCCGGTCCTCTTTTTGCATGGCGAAAAACTTCGCTCGCAAGTTTGAAAAAAGCATTTCTCTATCCGGGTCTCATCGCGTTAGCCGGCGGTATTGCAGTCTTTATCTTTCTCACCCAGCATCTTTACGGACTCATTTCATTTACGTTGTCCATTTTTGTTACGGCCGTCATTGTAATTGAATTCATGAAAGGTACGGCAGCGCGAATGCATTCAACCAAAGAAAATTTTCTCGTCGCGCTTAAAAATTTGACCTGGAAAAATAAACCCCGTTACGGAGGCTATATTGTTCACTTCGCCATGGTGATCATTTTCGTCGGTATTACCGGGGTTATTTTCAACTTCGAAACCAAAACGGAATTGGGCGAAGGGCAATCCTTTCAGGTAAAAGACTATACCTTGAAATGTGACAAAATCGGTTTTGAATCCAACGCTAACTATGAATCTTCTTTCAGTGTTCTCGGCGTTTACAGAGACGGACGCAAAGTTCATGAGTTAAAACCGGAATACCGAATGTATAAAGCCAGCCAACAGCCCACTACCGAAGTGGCTTTGTATAAAACGATTCAGGAAGATCTGTATGTGGTATTTACCGGGCTGGATAAGACGGAAAAAAAAGCCGTGTTGCAGATATACGTGAACCCTCTGGTCTCATGGATCTGGTTTGGAACGGAAATATTGGTATTCGGAACGATCATTTGTTTATTGCCCGCCTATACTGAAGACCGCAAGGAAGTCAAAGTTCGCAGAAAGGAAAATATCGGTGAAAAAATATAG
- a CDS encoding zinc ribbon domain-containing protein — protein MLSFIIISIGLIALAFVLKPLIAKEYIALDHRDEKTVKLDALIAKKNKIYMDIKDLDFEFGIGKMAEDDYRSLRKQSMAEVADVIRQIDIGGGESSEGNGKITDEYIEKLIAAKRKKKIAPDEIVIESHPEILTCSQCGQVNNIEAKFCSECGTKLVKD, from the coding sequence ATGTTAAGTTTTATTATCATATCAATCGGATTGATCGCGCTTGCGTTCGTTCTGAAACCACTTATCGCAAAAGAGTATATTGCACTTGACCACCGTGATGAAAAAACAGTCAAGTTGGACGCGCTGATAGCAAAAAAAAATAAGATATACATGGATATCAAGGATCTTGATTTTGAATTTGGTATCGGAAAAATGGCTGAAGACGACTATCGATCATTACGCAAACAATCCATGGCTGAAGTGGCAGATGTGATCCGCCAGATCGATATCGGCGGCGGCGAATCGTCTGAAGGTAATGGAAAAATCACCGATGAGTATATCGAAAAATTGATTGCTGCAAAGCGAAAGAAGAAAATTGCGCCGGACGAAATTGTAATAGAATCGCATCCTGAAATACTCACCTGTTCGCAATGCGGGCAAGTAAATAACATAGAGGCCAAATTTTGTTCCGAATGCGGAACAAAACTGGTTAAGGATTAA
- the ccmA gene encoding heme ABC exporter ATP-binding protein CcmA, whose product MIDIVNITKLYGRFRALDNLDLKISANDFVAILGRNGAGKTTLLKIIATLLKPTGGEVHINGHNIRKDSFVILQQMGMVSHQTYIYSDLTAKENLSFYAKFYDVENPAARIQNLLEKVGLAHRSDESVRRFSRGMQQRLSIARALLHNPKILLLDEPYTGLDQKACEFLDTILLDYHQAGNCILVVTHDIERIAGIAKRAVVFDKGKVAWDQTIINLAPQNFLQRVKPFMS is encoded by the coding sequence ATGATCGATATCGTTAATATCACTAAACTCTACGGACGATTCCGCGCCCTCGATAACCTCGATCTGAAGATAAGCGCAAACGATTTCGTTGCTATTCTCGGTCGGAACGGAGCCGGAAAAACGACTTTGCTGAAAATTATCGCTACTCTTCTGAAGCCCACCGGCGGTGAAGTACACATCAACGGACATAATATCCGCAAAGATTCCTTTGTGATCTTACAGCAGATGGGCATGGTTTCTCATCAAACATACATATACAGCGATCTGACCGCCAAAGAAAATCTATCATTTTATGCTAAATTCTATGATGTAGAAAACCCTGCCGCGCGCATACAAAACCTGTTAGAAAAAGTAGGACTTGCTCATAGATCCGATGAATCGGTTCGCCGTTTTTCACGCGGCATGCAACAAAGATTGTCGATCGCCCGAGCGCTCCTTCATAATCCGAAGATATTATTGCTCGATGAACCCTACACCGGTCTCGATCAAAAAGCCTGTGAGTTTCTCGATACAATTCTGCTCGACTATCATCAAGCCGGCAATTGTATTCTCGTCGTGACCCACGACATAGAACGGATTGCCGGTATTGCCAAACGCGCAGTCGTATTTGACAAAGGAAAAGTCGCGTGGGATCAAACGATTATTAATTTGGCCCCACAGAATTTTCTGCAACGTGTCAAACCTTTCATGTCCTAA
- a CDS encoding bifunctional phosphoglucose/phosphomannose isomerase encodes MNKPLIEKYDKQNYLKVLLSFHEQLLSAENNISNYYSQLTGLKSSTTDVRNIVICGMGGSAIAGDFVKQIFAGSLSIPIIVNRDYSLSSYVNEQTLVILSSYSGNTEETISAFHDAATRNAKMITISTGGDIEVLSKRNTVPHILIPKGFQPRQAIGFSLVTLFRIMEHLFQDFHDAHLISRNIGWIKEKQKLWTSPVDNELWNLAEQLCAHPVIIYSSEKMFPAALRFKGQICENAKLLAFANTIPEMNHNEIVGWDGIQSNAPFSVLLIRDADDHSQIQKRFDILKNILSKKTALYEIYSEGSDSFSKFMSLIYWGDWLSYFMAIVRKTDPTPVDIITHFKNELSK; translated from the coding sequence ATGAATAAGCCCCTAATTGAAAAATATGACAAACAAAATTACCTGAAGGTGTTGCTGTCCTTTCACGAACAGTTACTTTCAGCAGAAAATAATATTTCGAACTATTATTCCCAATTGACCGGTTTGAAAAGCTCTACGACCGACGTTCGCAATATCGTTATCTGCGGCATGGGCGGATCTGCGATAGCTGGAGATTTTGTCAAACAGATTTTTGCCGGCAGTCTTTCCATTCCCATTATAGTTAACCGCGATTATAGCCTGTCGTCGTATGTCAACGAACAGACGCTGGTCATCCTGTCAAGCTATTCCGGCAATACGGAAGAAACCATTTCCGCTTTTCATGATGCGGCAACGCGAAACGCAAAAATGATCACAATTTCAACGGGCGGAGATATTGAAGTATTATCGAAAAGAAACACTGTCCCCCACATTCTCATTCCAAAAGGATTTCAACCGCGGCAGGCGATCGGATTTTCATTGGTTACGCTATTCAGGATTATGGAACATTTGTTTCAAGATTTCCACGACGCTCATCTGATTAGCAGGAACATCGGATGGATAAAAGAAAAACAAAAACTGTGGACTTCTCCTGTAGATAATGAGCTCTGGAATCTGGCGGAACAGTTGTGCGCTCACCCGGTTATAATATATTCATCAGAAAAAATGTTTCCTGCCGCGCTTCGATTCAAAGGTCAGATTTGCGAGAATGCCAAATTGCTCGCATTCGCCAACACCATTCCTGAAATGAATCACAACGAGATCGTCGGCTGGGATGGAATTCAATCCAACGCGCCGTTTTCAGTCCTGTTGATTCGAGATGCGGACGACCATTCGCAAATTCAAAAACGATTTGATATACTTAAAAACATCCTGTCAAAAAAAACGGCGTTATACGAAATTTACTCGGAAGGATCCGATTCCTTCAGCAAATTTATGTCGCTAATATACTGGGGTGATTGGCTGAGCTACTTTATGGCAATAGTGCGTAAAACCGATCCGACACCGGTTGACATCATTACGCATTTCAAAAACGAGTTATCCAAATAA
- a CDS encoding peptidylprolyl isomerase: MQVMLALLLLGLFTLSACAQAKKEKKKVQGEVAVLETQFGKIILQLYDADAPKHTANFRKLIREKFYDSTTFHRVIPNFMIQGGDPNSKDNDPNNDGIGGPGYTTPAEIKRIHKRGALAAARQGDQVNPQKASSGSQFYIVHNGPLTPEQLNRMESQMKMQGKPDFAFTEEQRTVYTTIGGTPFLDGEYTVFGEVISGMDVVDKIAQVQRGPRDRPLENVLILKTSIETMEIEE, translated from the coding sequence ATGCAAGTGATGCTTGCACTGCTCTTGCTTGGCCTGTTCACACTCAGCGCCTGCGCGCAGGCAAAAAAGGAAAAGAAAAAAGTGCAAGGCGAAGTGGCCGTACTGGAAACGCAATTCGGTAAGATTATTTTGCAGTTATATGATGCTGACGCGCCGAAACATACCGCCAATTTCAGAAAACTGATTCGCGAAAAATTTTACGACAGCACCACGTTCCACCGTGTGATACCCAACTTCATGATCCAGGGCGGCGACCCCAATTCCAAAGATAATGATCCGAATAACGACGGCATTGGCGGGCCGGGCTACACGACTCCTGCGGAGATCAAACGTATCCACAAACGCGGGGCATTAGCCGCGGCGAGGCAGGGCGACCAGGTCAATCCGCAAAAAGCGTCCAGCGGCAGTCAGTTCTATATCGTCCACAACGGGCCTTTGACACCTGAACAACTTAACCGAATGGAATCGCAGATGAAAATGCAGGGCAAACCCGATTTTGCATTTACGGAAGAACAAAGAACCGTTTATACCACTATCGGCGGCACACCTTTTTTGGATGGCGAATACACGGTATTCGGCGAAGTAATATCCGGAATGGATGTCGTGGACAAAATTGCCCAGGTTCAGCGTGGGCCGCGTGACCGGCCTCTTGAGAATGTTTTGATACTCAAGACAAGTATTGAGACGATGGAGATTGAAGAGTAG
- a CDS encoding DUF3052 family protein: MSKPNVGYSGTPLAKKLGYKDRFKVRLIGAPSHYLNLFSDLPPTVEFVKETKSKKDLIHYFVVEAAVLKKELPALKKKLQPDGMIWVSWYKKSAKMPTDITEDIIRAVALKIGLVDVKVCAVDEQWSGLKLVIPVKDRGTTP, translated from the coding sequence ATGAGCAAACCCAATGTCGGATATTCCGGCACACCCTTAGCTAAGAAGCTGGGCTATAAGGACCGTTTTAAAGTTCGTCTCATCGGCGCCCCGTCACATTATTTGAATCTCTTTTCCGACCTGCCACCGACGGTGGAGTTCGTGAAGGAAACCAAAAGCAAAAAAGACCTGATCCATTATTTTGTTGTCGAGGCGGCGGTACTAAAGAAAGAGTTACCGGCTCTGAAAAAAAAACTGCAGCCCGATGGCATGATCTGGGTTTCCTGGTATAAGAAATCGGCGAAAATGCCGACGGATATTACCGAGGATATCATTCGCGCGGTTGCTCTGAAGATCGGGTTGGTCGATGTGAAGGTCTGCGCGGTGGATGAACAGTGGTCGGGATTGAAGTTGGTAATACCGGTGAAGGATAGGGGAACCACTCCCTAA
- a CDS encoding class I SAM-dependent methyltransferase yields the protein MNKIISPYDRIANEYYDEIHITSRNFDDSQKLGFKGFENIIPKEGSVLEVGAGKGRTIEYLSIESKRIIQLDSSKLMLELTPREESLLRIHADAIDMPFMDNTFNLVTSFLCDPFLGLEFLSEAYRVLRKEGMLLFTTPSYSWGKALRDKIGIEINETRFINKENNIVKVPSILIKTEQIIEMIEHVGFLGNSIKQKILTLPKNIEKISKDIVASSESQKKPPYDIELIHLFYANK from the coding sequence ATGAATAAAATTATTTCACCATATGACAGAATTGCGAACGAATATTATGATGAGATCCATATCACATCACGCAATTTTGACGATTCGCAAAAACTTGGTTTCAAAGGGTTTGAAAATATAATTCCAAAAGAGGGATCAGTGCTTGAAGTTGGTGCTGGAAAAGGAAGAACCATTGAGTATTTATCAATTGAGTCAAAAAGGATTATTCAGTTAGATAGTAGTAAATTAATGTTAGAGTTAACTCCTAGAGAAGAATCTCTATTGAGAATCCATGCCGATGCAATCGATATGCCTTTTATGGACAACACTTTTAACTTAGTTACTTCATTCTTATGTGACCCTTTTTTGGGTCTTGAGTTTTTGTCAGAGGCATATCGAGTATTGAGAAAGGAAGGCATGCTTCTATTTACAACCCCAAGTTATTCTTGGGGAAAAGCCTTAAGAGACAAAATAGGTATTGAAATCAATGAAACTAGGTTCATTAATAAAGAGAATAATATTGTGAAAGTACCATCCATCCTGATAAAAACGGAGCAAATAATTGAGATGATTGAACATGTTGGATTTCTAGGAAATAGTATCAAACAAAAAATTTTGACTCTCCCCAAAAATATAGAAAAGATTTCAAAAGATATCGTCGCGTCTTCTGAAAGCCAAAAAAAACCCCCTTATGACATTGAACTTATACACCTATTCTATGCCAACAAGTAA
- a CDS encoding serine dehydratase, giving the protein MSQYPSIFNDVMGPVMRGPSSSHCAASLRIGRICRDLADQKLDRILIEFDPNGSLATTHKSQGSDMGLFGGFLGWEADDARLAKSESALEAAGIRVEIEITDIKADHPNTYQLTLTNAEETRRITAISTGGGMIEVVAIDGSKVSMAGDFFETVIYVKSTSDLADIKKFILEQGFPVDEINLYEGETPFVEIKAQKFPDADLCELIKASEGFSAMKRIHPVLPILSRKDLAVPFITCEEMLAYNKDKRLPLWELAAHYESARGGISADEVFRKMRQIVQIMQDAVDTGLRGTKYEARILGAQSVNFKKQFEDHKLIGGDINNLIIMYVSAVLEVKSSMGVIVAAPTAGSCGVVPGAIIGTAKGLRKTEDEIVKAMLVAGLIGVFISAHATFAAEVGGCMAECGSGSGMAAAAIVSLVHGTLEQSISAASVALQNSFGMICDPVANRVEAPCLGRNVMAATNALSCANMALADYDHVVPLDEVIQAMNEVGNAIPNTLRCTSLGGLSTTKTSKALEEKMNKTFYKIC; this is encoded by the coding sequence ATGAGCCAATACCCGAGTATTTTCAATGACGTCATGGGTCCGGTGATGAGAGGCCCTTCAAGTTCGCACTGCGCCGCTTCGCTTCGAATCGGCCGGATATGCCGCGACCTAGCAGATCAGAAACTGGACCGTATTCTCATCGAATTCGATCCGAATGGCTCTCTTGCGACCACCCACAAAAGCCAGGGATCGGACATGGGTCTTTTCGGAGGTTTTCTCGGATGGGAAGCCGACGACGCGCGCCTGGCGAAATCTGAAAGCGCGCTTGAAGCCGCCGGGATCCGTGTTGAAATTGAAATTACCGATATCAAAGCCGATCATCCGAATACGTATCAGCTTACGCTAACGAATGCCGAAGAAACACGCAGGATCACCGCTATATCAACCGGCGGAGGGATGATCGAGGTTGTAGCCATTGACGGCAGCAAGGTTTCCATGGCGGGAGATTTTTTTGAGACGGTTATCTACGTCAAATCAACGAGTGATCTTGCAGATATCAAAAAATTTATTCTTGAGCAGGGCTTCCCCGTCGACGAAATAAACCTGTATGAAGGCGAAACACCATTTGTTGAAATAAAAGCGCAGAAATTTCCGGATGCTGATCTCTGTGAATTAATAAAAGCATCTGAGGGTTTTTCGGCGATGAAGCGGATCCATCCGGTTCTGCCGATACTGTCAAGGAAAGATCTGGCCGTACCTTTCATTACATGCGAAGAAATGCTGGCCTACAATAAGGACAAGCGTCTCCCGTTGTGGGAGCTGGCCGCACACTATGAAAGCGCGCGGGGAGGAATTTCCGCAGATGAAGTCTTTCGTAAGATGAGGCAGATCGTTCAGATCATGCAGGACGCAGTCGATACAGGACTGAGAGGAACGAAGTATGAAGCGCGAATTCTGGGCGCGCAGTCGGTGAATTTCAAAAAACAATTTGAAGATCATAAGCTGATCGGCGGGGATATCAATAATCTGATCATCATGTACGTATCGGCCGTCCTGGAAGTCAAAAGTTCCATGGGCGTCATCGTTGCCGCGCCGACGGCCGGATCCTGCGGGGTTGTTCCCGGAGCGATCATCGGTACGGCCAAGGGCCTGAGAAAAACGGAAGATGAGATCGTGAAAGCTATGCTCGTAGCAGGCTTGATCGGTGTATTTATCTCCGCGCACGCCACATTTGCCGCGGAAGTAGGCGGATGTATGGCGGAATGCGGTTCAGGGTCAGGGATGGCTGCTGCTGCGATTGTGTCCCTCGTCCATGGCACTCTTGAACAATCAATATCCGCGGCATCGGTTGCGCTTCAGAATTCCTTCGGTATGATCTGCGATCCGGTGGCCAACCGTGTGGAAGCGCCGTGCCTTGGAAGAAACGTCATGGCTGCAACGAACGCGCTTTCCTGCGCTAATATGGCGCTGGCCGATTATGATCATGTAGTTCCGCTGGATGAAGTCATACAGGCGATGAATGAGGTTGGTAATGCGATACCCAATACGCTCCGGTGCACTTCGCTTGGCGGGCTTTCGACCACCAAAACGTCAAAAGCGCTGGAAGAGAAAATGAACAAGACATTTTATAAGATCTGTTGA
- the miaA gene encoding tRNA (adenosine(37)-N6)-dimethylallyltransferase MiaA, with protein MPIPENKRKIPVIVGPTAIGKTSLSVAVAKAINAEIISADSRQIFRFMDICTAKPTLEERGSIPHHFIDHIDPDQYYNAGQYGADGRVVIEEIWARNKEVVVVGGSGLYIRALIDGFIGEGEKNESVRLEIRERIARLGLQSVYHELEIVDPLAASKIHPNDAKRIERALEVFEITGKRISEKHAEQVVEINFTPVIIGLTCEREELYRRIEARVDYMIRQGVIEETKRLLERGYSPSLTSMESLGYREIVAHLRGEISYDRMIELFKQGSRNYAKRQLTWFRRDQRVRWLDVTKYTVVELVDEVIVFFRSLESQ; from the coding sequence ATGCCTATTCCAGAAAATAAACGAAAAATACCGGTCATCGTCGGACCGACCGCTATCGGAAAAACATCCCTATCGGTTGCCGTTGCAAAAGCAATCAATGCTGAAATCATTTCCGCCGATTCGAGGCAAATATTCCGATTTATGGATATTTGTACTGCGAAGCCTACCTTAGAGGAACGCGGTTCTATTCCACACCATTTTATCGATCACATCGATCCCGATCAATATTACAATGCCGGGCAATATGGCGCAGACGGACGGGTAGTAATCGAAGAGATTTGGGCGCGCAACAAAGAAGTGGTTGTTGTAGGCGGGTCTGGCCTTTACATTCGAGCGCTGATCGACGGATTTATAGGTGAAGGTGAGAAGAACGAATCGGTTCGACTGGAAATTAGGGAGCGAATCGCACGGCTTGGTTTGCAATCGGTTTATCATGAATTGGAAATAGTTGATCCGTTGGCCGCGTCTAAAATTCATCCCAACGATGCAAAGAGGATTGAGCGCGCATTGGAAGTGTTTGAAATCACGGGCAAAAGGATATCCGAGAAACATGCGGAACAAGTTGTTGAAATAAATTTCACGCCGGTGATAATCGGGCTTACATGCGAGCGGGAGGAACTCTATCGCCGTATCGAAGCGCGCGTGGATTACATGATCCGGCAGGGCGTTATTGAAGAAACAAAGCGCCTCCTGGAAAGGGGGTATTCACCGTCATTAACCTCGATGGAAAGCCTCGGATACCGTGAGATCGTCGCACATCTTCGGGGCGAGATCAGTTACGACCGGATGATCGAACTCTTCAAACAAGGTTCCCGCAACTATGCGAAACGCCAGCTGACATGGTTTCGTCGGGATCAACGTGTGCGGTGGCTTGATGTGACGAAATATACAGTCGTGGAACTGGTTGACGAAGTGATTGTGTTTTTCCGGTCTTTAGAAAGTCAGTGA
- the mutL gene encoding DNA mismatch repair endonuclease MutL, translated as MSAKSKPDMPTIKILSENVANKIAAGEVVERPASVVKELIENSIDAGSDEIVITVKSGGKGLIQVIDNGSGMNSDDAVLCFERHATSKISSWEDLQRVKSFGFRGEALASISSVSDVEMKTKTKSEEVGTIVRMHAGNISEVTKEASLQGTTITVKNLFYNVPARRNFLKTNNTEFRHITSVIKKFAMAYPGVEFTLIHEDEKIFQLRKANLPARLEKVIGKDTMSYTLPLDVEQFGTHVKGYLSKPSFSYKTKGEQYLFLNGRPIVNRTVNFAVFSAYGHSIPKGDKPFFVLFLESNPEDFDVNVHPTKAEVKFKDEQLLYRTMFHAVRDSMSTDSMIPSLTRSSSNENDSEQSNLSLELHTQKENLRMPLGSGMQNSGQSSDSGSQNEDDVARFFESPEEEKKAIQTQLTQPKQTVNLSSLVWQLHNRYIISQIKSGLAIIDQHVAHERILYERALDAFEKNPIFSQQLLFPQTLEFSAEDFSILEEFLPLVEKLGFVIKKFGKRTVVVEAVPADVRLGNEQKILTEMINEYKINSYNDLDPRDNLAKSFSCKSAIKSGDPLTVEEMNSLIDQLFACKFPYVCPHGRPIIIQLSLEELDKRFMRI; from the coding sequence ATGTCCGCAAAATCAAAGCCTGATATGCCTACCATTAAAATATTGTCTGAGAATGTGGCCAACAAGATTGCGGCAGGCGAAGTGGTTGAACGGCCGGCCTCCGTCGTAAAGGAACTCATTGAAAATTCCATCGATGCAGGCTCTGACGAGATCGTAATAACCGTTAAGTCCGGAGGCAAGGGGCTGATTCAGGTCATTGATAACGGAAGCGGGATGAATTCAGATGACGCCGTGTTGTGCTTTGAAAGGCATGCAACGAGTAAAATCAGTTCGTGGGAGGATCTCCAGCGCGTCAAAAGTTTTGGTTTCCGTGGTGAAGCTCTGGCGAGCATTAGTTCCGTTTCCGATGTGGAAATGAAAACTAAAACAAAAAGTGAGGAAGTCGGTACAATCGTCAGAATGCATGCCGGAAATATATCAGAAGTGACTAAAGAAGCTTCTTTGCAGGGGACTACGATTACCGTTAAAAACCTGTTTTATAACGTTCCCGCGCGAAGGAATTTCCTGAAAACGAACAACACCGAATTTCGTCACATTACGTCGGTAATTAAGAAATTCGCCATGGCTTATCCGGGCGTTGAATTTACGCTGATTCATGAAGATGAAAAAATATTTCAGCTCCGCAAGGCCAATCTTCCGGCGCGGCTTGAAAAAGTTATCGGAAAAGATACCATGTCGTATACATTGCCGCTGGATGTGGAACAGTTTGGAACGCATGTCAAAGGGTATTTGAGCAAGCCGTCTTTTTCCTACAAAACGAAAGGGGAACAGTATCTGTTTCTTAACGGGCGGCCGATCGTTAACAGGACCGTTAATTTTGCAGTATTTTCAGCCTACGGACATTCGATCCCGAAAGGGGATAAGCCATTTTTCGTTTTGTTTTTGGAAAGTAACCCGGAAGATTTTGACGTGAATGTTCATCCAACAAAGGCAGAAGTGAAATTCAAAGATGAGCAATTGCTCTATAGGACTATGTTTCACGCGGTACGTGACTCTATGAGCACGGACTCTATGATTCCCTCGCTTACAAGATCGTCGTCCAATGAAAATGATTCGGAACAGTCTAACCTGTCTCTGGAATTACATACGCAAAAAGAAAATCTGCGGATGCCATTGGGCTCCGGGATGCAGAATTCGGGTCAGAGTTCAGACAGCGGTTCACAAAACGAGGACGACGTTGCCCGTTTTTTTGAATCGCCGGAAGAAGAAAAGAAAGCAATTCAAACACAGCTTACTCAGCCTAAACAGACTGTGAATTTGAGCAGTTTGGTCTGGCAGCTGCATAATAGGTATATTATTTCGCAGATTAAGAGCGGCCTCGCGATCATCGACCAGCATGTTGCGCACGAACGTATTTTATATGAAAGAGCTTTGGATGCTTTTGAAAAGAATCCGATTTTTTCTCAGCAATTGCTTTTCCCGCAAACGCTGGAGTTTTCTGCTGAGGATTTTTCTATTTTAGAGGAATTTCTGCCATTGGTGGAAAAACTGGGTTTTGTAATCAAGAAGTTCGGCAAACGAACGGTAGTGGTAGAGGCCGTACCTGCAGATGTGCGGCTTGGAAATGAACAAAAAATTCTCACCGAGATGATCAACGAGTATAAAATTAACAGTTATAACGACCTGGATCCGAGGGATAATTTGGCAAAATCATTTTCCTGCAAATCCGCTATCAAATCCGGCGATCCTTTGACGGTTGAGGAGATGAACAGTCTGATCGATCAACTCTTCGCATGTAAATTCCCGTATGTCTGCCCTCACGGGAGGCCGATCATCATACAACTGTCATTAGAGGAGTTGGACAAACGTTTTATGCGTATTTAG